GTCTGATATCGTCCACGTCTGTGGCGGACATCAGGACTTCGATGAGATCCGGGGCAACACCTTCCAGGCGAAGCTCTCCGGCCAGGCCGATGATGGTCTGGCGGCCTGGAGTTTGGGGGGCGCGCAGAGCCCGGGGAACCAGTTCGGGCATGGCCAGGATTTTTATGGCCAGGACTTCGCGCACCAGTGGAAGGCCGGCGGCCAGATCTGCCCGCTTCTCGGCGAAGGCGGCGAGAATGGATATGGCAAAATCCGGAGGAGCGGACGCAAAGGCTTCGATGACCTGTTCCCGGACGGCCTGGTCCACGTTTTCCAGATAATCCAGAACCAGTTGGGCCTTGATGGCGTCCCGTTTGACGATATTGCCCCGGATTTCGGTGAGAATGTGCGCGCTGTCGGTCATGACGGACTCACAGAAGAGGAATGAGGTTGCACAGTAAATCGCCCAGAGCCGCGCCGGAACGGCCGGCCTGCTCCAGGATTTCCTCGTACGAGGTGGGGGCCATGCAGTCCGGAAGATTTTTGTTGGTCAGGCAGGAGATGCCCAGCACGTCCATGTTCATGTGCCGGGCCACGATGGCTTCGGACACCGTGGACATGCCGATGGCGTCCGCCCCCAGTGCCCGGTACATACGGGTTTCGGCCGGAGTTTCAAGACTTGGCCCGGCTATGCCCATATACACGCCCTGTTCCAGGCGCTGGCCGCGGACGAGGGCCGCCCGCATGGCCTTTTCCCGCAGTTCCGGGCTGTAGGTCTGGGACATGTCCGGAAACCGGGGCCCCCAGACATCCACATTGGGGCCGGCGAGGGGATTTTTGCCGGTCATGTTGATATGGTCGGTGATGAGCATGAGCCCTCCGGCGGCAAAAAGCGGGTTCAGAGCTCCGGCGGCGTTGGTCAGGATCAGCTGTCTGGCCCCGAGCAGCCTCAGGACCCTCACGGGCAGGGTGATTTCCTGGGCGCTGTAGCCCTCGTAAAGGTGGAAGCGCCCGCACAGGATGGCCAGATGCCGCTTCCCCATTTCGGCCAGAATGAGCATTCCGGCGTGCCCTTTCACGGTCGATTGGGGAAAGCCCGGGATTTCCTCATAGGGAATGCGTTGCCGGATCCATGCCGGGTCGATCCAGCCGTCCAGTCCGCTGCCCAGCACAAGGGCCGTGGGGGGGCGGTGTCAAGACGGCGGCGTAGCCATTCGGTCGCGAGTCCGGTCCGGCACTGGATGTCGGACATGTATCCTCCGGGGCTGGGCCTTCAAGCCGTGCACGAATGAAATGCGGGTGGCGGGCTTTGCCGGCTTTAAGACAAGTATTTCAATTGTTGTGGATGGGAAAAACTCCGGGACGTTCGCTTTTCGTCCGGCGTCCGGGCACCGCCATCTGTGCAGTGTATTTCGGATTATTGCAAACTCCGGACGGGCGTGAATTCCGCAGGGCCGCACCCCGCCCCGGAGGCTTGCTCCTTTCCGGCGAAGAAGATAAGCGCCGCCTTGAGAGTGAAAGGAGGGGCCCCCTGGCCGTTTTTGCGTCATGCGCCGCCGGGTCCGCTGTCTCTCCTGCCTGTTTTCGCGCACCTCTGGGCGGTACTGCCCACGGTCTTGAGCAGGGCCGGTATCCTCCGGGGGGGGAAACGGCTCTTGGCGAATCCATCTTCAGAAAAGGCTTGAGCATGAAAAGCAGCGAATCCAAAAAACATAAGATATTGATCGCCAACCGGGGTGAGATCGCCATCCGCATCATGCAGGCCTGCCGCAAGCTGGGCCTGGATTTTGTGGCGCTCTTCACCGAACCGGACCGGCACAGCGAGCATTGTGTTCTGGCCAGAAACCTGGGAGGCGAAGATTCGCTGTACCGGGTCAGCGCCTATCTGGATGCCAATGAAATCTTCGCCGTGGCCGATCATTCCGGCGCAACGGCCATCCATCCCGGATACGGCTTTTTCGCCGAAGACTACCGTTTCGCCCGCCGGGTGGCCCAGCGCGAACACAAGCTCATTTTTATCGGACCGTCCTGGCAGGTCATCCGGGAACTCGGCGACAAGATCAACACCAAACGTCTGGCCCGCAAACTCGGCGTGCCCACCGTGCCCGGCTCCGACAGGCCCGTGACCGACGACCTGGAAGCCGAGGATATCGCCCGCTCCCTTTTTGCCTTTCAGAAGGAGCAGGG
Above is a window of Desulfomicrobium orale DSM 12838 DNA encoding:
- a CDS encoding purine-nucleoside phosphorylase, with amino-acid sequence MLGSGLDGWIDPAWIRQRIPYEEIPGFPQSTVKGHAGMLILAEMGKRHLAILCGRFHLYEGYSAQEITLPVRVLRLLGARQLILTNAAGALNPLFAAGGLMLITDHINMTGKNPLAGPNVDVWGPRFPDMSQTYSPELREKAMRAALVRGQRLEQGVYMGIAGPSLETPAETRMYRALGADAIGMSTVSEAIVARHMNMDVLGISCLTNKNLPDCMAPTSYEEILEQAGRSGAALGDLLCNLIPLL